The following proteins come from a genomic window of Micromonospora zamorensis:
- a CDS encoding ABC transporter ATP-binding protein — translation MTTHAPPDTSQAAVAAVDLVKVYGSGDTSVRALDGVSVGFGRAEFTAIMGSSGSGKSTLMHCLAGLDTATSGRVLLGGTELTGQSDRTLTRVRRERIGFVFQSFNLLPQLTAAQNITLPLDLAGRQPDAELLARLVDLLGLGDRLKHRPSELSGGQQQRVALARALVARPEVVFADEPTGNLDSRSGAEVLTILRDSVRDLGQTVVMVTHDPIAAAYADRVVLLADGRIAGEIDKPDQGSVTDALRDLAARA, via the coding sequence ATGACGACCCACGCCCCACCGGACACCAGCCAAGCGGCCGTCGCCGCCGTCGACCTGGTGAAGGTGTACGGCAGCGGGGACACCTCGGTCCGTGCCCTGGACGGCGTCTCGGTCGGCTTCGGCCGGGCCGAGTTCACCGCGATCATGGGTTCGTCCGGGTCCGGCAAGTCGACACTGATGCACTGCCTCGCCGGCCTCGACACCGCCACCTCCGGCCGTGTCCTGCTCGGCGGCACGGAGCTGACCGGCCAGTCGGACCGGACGCTGACGCGGGTACGCCGGGAGCGGATCGGGTTCGTCTTCCAGTCCTTCAACCTGCTGCCGCAGCTGACCGCCGCGCAGAACATCACCCTGCCGCTTGACCTCGCCGGCCGGCAGCCCGATGCCGAACTCCTGGCGCGCCTGGTCGACCTGCTGGGCCTCGGTGACCGCCTGAAGCACCGGCCGAGCGAGCTGTCCGGCGGTCAGCAGCAGCGCGTGGCGCTGGCCCGGGCGTTGGTGGCCCGGCCCGAGGTGGTCTTCGCCGACGAGCCGACCGGCAACCTCGACTCCCGCTCCGGCGCGGAGGTGCTCACCATCCTGCGCGACTCGGTGCGCGACCTCGGTCAGACCGTCGTCATGGTGACCCACGACCCGATCGCCGCCGCGTACGCCGACCGGGTGGTGCTGCTCGCCGACGGTCGGATCGCCGGCGAGATCGACAAGCCGGACCAGGGTTCGGTCACCGACGCGCTGCGTGATCTGGCGGCCCGCGCATGA
- a CDS encoding sensor histidine kinase, with protein sequence MSAPDLRLWWIRLAQAAGLVAFGLLALFDFAASTADDRGIVGLLLLLVPMGLAVATVPLWLPVHRPGSRRLPVAALALATASLAVTAGVVLLSGGGGILPARTWGLAESAGLIGVVFVVSRWGAPRLAPWAAVAAGLAVAAMPLRVGTENLLVIFGLLQVIAAAGAAGVGLYLRIVAAGRERAIALVRAEQRAEFARDLHDFIAHHVTGIVVQAQGARFVAEQDPQRVIVALEQIERAGAETMASMRRMVGILRNPNAPPDAPLAPLAGVSELEPLVTGFNGAANAPARLHVDGDLGGLPVEVSTSAYRVVMEGLTNTRQHAPDARSVDVAVRRTPDWLLVRVADDGATGRTAPARGHGFGLIGLTERVRALGGTITAGPGVAGGWVLDAAFPLRTAVGR encoded by the coding sequence ATGAGCGCGCCGGATCTTCGACTGTGGTGGATACGTCTGGCCCAGGCTGCCGGGCTGGTGGCCTTTGGCCTGCTCGCTCTCTTCGACTTCGCGGCCAGCACGGCGGATGACCGCGGGATCGTCGGTCTCCTGCTCCTGCTGGTGCCGATGGGGTTGGCGGTGGCGACGGTGCCACTCTGGCTGCCGGTGCACCGGCCGGGTTCCCGCCGGCTGCCGGTGGCCGCGCTGGCACTGGCCACCGCCTCACTGGCCGTGACCGCGGGGGTGGTGCTCCTCTCCGGAGGCGGTGGCATCCTGCCCGCCCGCACCTGGGGGCTCGCCGAGTCGGCGGGGCTGATCGGCGTGGTCTTCGTGGTGAGCCGCTGGGGCGCGCCCCGGCTCGCTCCGTGGGCGGCGGTGGCGGCCGGGCTCGCCGTCGCCGCGATGCCGCTGCGCGTCGGCACCGAGAACCTGCTGGTGATCTTCGGTCTGCTCCAGGTAATCGCCGCGGCGGGCGCCGCCGGGGTGGGGCTCTACCTGCGGATCGTGGCCGCCGGTCGGGAACGGGCGATCGCGCTGGTCCGGGCCGAGCAGCGTGCCGAGTTCGCCCGGGACCTACACGACTTCATCGCCCACCACGTGACCGGCATTGTGGTGCAGGCGCAGGGCGCCCGGTTCGTCGCCGAACAGGACCCGCAACGGGTCATCGTCGCCCTGGAGCAGATCGAGCGGGCCGGTGCGGAGACGATGGCCTCGATGCGGCGGATGGTCGGGATCCTGCGTAACCCGAACGCCCCACCGGACGCGCCGTTGGCCCCACTCGCCGGGGTGAGCGAGTTGGAGCCACTGGTGACGGGGTTCAACGGGGCAGCGAACGCGCCGGCCCGGCTGCACGTCGACGGCGACCTGGGCGGACTGCCGGTGGAGGTCTCGACCTCGGCGTACCGGGTGGTGATGGAGGGGCTGACCAACACCCGCCAGCACGCGCCGGACGCCCGATCGGTGGACGTGGCCGTGCGACGTACCCCCGACTGGCTTCTGGTCCGGGTGGCCGACGACGGCGCCACCGGGCGCACCGCGCCGGCCCGGGGGCACGGCTTCGGTCTGATCGGCCTCACCGAGCGGGTACGCGCCCTCGGTGGCACGATCACCGCCGGACCGGGCGTCGCCGGTGGGTGGGTGCTCGATGCGGCGTTCCCGCTGCGCACGGCGGTGGGGCGGTGA
- a CDS encoding response regulator, whose protein sequence is MIRVLIADDQAMVRTGFGMIIGSQSDMTVVGEAADGVAAVELARRLRPDVVLLDIRMPRLDGLEALRLLAGPGVADPIRVVVVTTFDLDEYVHTALSNGACGFLLKDSGPALLIEAVRAAVSGDALISPSITVRLLEHLSSPAPAHDDAGLSPRERDVVKLVARGLTNAEIAAQLFIAVGTVKTHLASVQMKLKARNRVEIAAWAWERRLVG, encoded by the coding sequence GTGATCCGGGTGTTGATCGCCGACGACCAGGCGATGGTCCGGACCGGCTTCGGCATGATCATCGGGTCGCAGTCGGACATGACGGTGGTCGGCGAGGCCGCCGACGGAGTCGCGGCCGTGGAACTGGCCCGGCGGCTGCGCCCGGACGTGGTGCTGCTGGACATCCGGATGCCCCGCCTCGACGGTCTGGAGGCACTGCGGCTGCTCGCGGGGCCGGGCGTCGCCGACCCGATCCGGGTGGTCGTGGTGACCACCTTCGACCTGGACGAGTACGTGCACACCGCGCTGTCAAACGGCGCCTGCGGCTTCCTGCTCAAGGACTCCGGCCCGGCGCTGCTCATCGAGGCGGTCCGCGCGGCCGTGTCCGGTGACGCGCTGATCAGCCCGTCCATCACGGTACGGCTGCTGGAGCACCTCAGCTCCCCCGCTCCGGCCCACGACGACGCCGGGCTGTCACCACGGGAACGCGACGTGGTGAAGCTCGTCGCCCGGGGCCTGACCAACGCCGAGATCGCCGCCCAGCTCTTCATCGCCGTCGGCACGGTCAAGACCCACCTGGCCAGCGTGCAGATGAAGCTCAAGGCCCGCAACCGGGTCGAGATCGCCGCCTGGGCCTGGGAACGACGCCTCGTCGGCTAG
- the sthA gene encoding Si-specific NAD(P)(+) transhydrogenase yields MYDYDLLVLGSGPSGQKAAIAAAKLGRRVGIVDRRDMIGGVCINTGTVPSKTLREAVLYLTGLSQRDLYGSSYRVKDEITVSDLAARTQHVIARQTDVIRNQLARNRVAMITGTGRFADAHTIWVDGGSGRESRVTFDKIIIAAGTRPARPDSVDFDDRTIVDSDGVINLQAVPRSMVVVGAGVIGMEYASMFAALGTKVTVVERRDRMLEFCDEEVVESLKYHLRDLSVAFRFGEEVAAVEKHQTAALCILKSGKKIVADTVMYSAGRQGQTDDLALEAAGLEADRRGRIAVDANYRTPVDNIYAVGDVIGFPALASTSMEQGRLAAQHACGEPIREMHGLQPIGIYTIPEISFVGQTEAQLTDTSTPFEVGIARYRELARGQIVGDSYGMLKLLVSPDDGRLLGVHVFGTAATEIVHIGQAVMGCGGTIDYLIDAVFNYPTLAEAYKVAALDASNKIRNITRIDG; encoded by the coding sequence GTGTATGACTACGACCTGTTGGTGCTGGGCTCCGGACCCAGTGGTCAGAAGGCCGCGATCGCCGCCGCCAAGCTCGGCAGGCGGGTCGGCATCGTGGACCGCCGCGACATGATCGGTGGGGTGTGCATCAACACCGGCACCGTCCCCTCCAAGACCCTGCGCGAGGCCGTGCTCTACCTGACCGGGCTGAGCCAGCGCGACCTCTACGGCAGCAGCTACCGGGTCAAGGACGAGATCACGGTCAGCGACCTGGCGGCCCGGACGCAGCACGTGATCGCCCGGCAGACCGACGTCATCCGCAATCAACTGGCCCGCAACCGGGTCGCGATGATCACCGGCACCGGGCGCTTCGCGGACGCGCACACGATCTGGGTCGACGGCGGCTCCGGCCGCGAGTCCAGAGTGACCTTCGACAAGATCATTATTGCTGCCGGCACGCGCCCGGCCCGCCCGGACAGCGTCGACTTCGACGACCGGACGATCGTGGACTCCGACGGCGTCATCAACCTCCAGGCCGTGCCCCGCAGCATGGTCGTGGTCGGCGCCGGCGTGATCGGCATGGAGTACGCGTCGATGTTCGCCGCGCTCGGCACCAAGGTGACAGTCGTGGAACGCCGCGACCGGATGCTCGAGTTCTGCGACGAGGAGGTCGTCGAGTCGCTGAAGTACCACCTGCGCGACCTGTCCGTGGCGTTCCGCTTCGGCGAGGAGGTCGCCGCCGTGGAGAAGCACCAGACGGCCGCGCTCTGCATCCTCAAGAGCGGCAAGAAGATCGTCGCGGACACGGTCATGTACTCGGCCGGCCGGCAGGGCCAGACCGACGACCTCGCGCTGGAGGCGGCCGGGCTGGAAGCGGACCGACGCGGCCGGATCGCTGTCGACGCCAACTACCGCACCCCGGTCGACAACATCTACGCCGTCGGCGACGTGATCGGCTTTCCCGCCCTCGCGTCCACCTCGATGGAGCAGGGCCGGTTGGCCGCGCAGCACGCCTGCGGCGAGCCGATCCGGGAGATGCACGGGCTGCAACCGATCGGCATCTACACGATCCCGGAGATCAGCTTCGTCGGGCAGACCGAGGCGCAGCTCACCGACACCTCGACACCGTTCGAGGTGGGCATCGCGCGCTACCGGGAGCTGGCCCGGGGCCAGATCGTGGGCGACTCGTACGGCATGCTGAAACTGCTGGTCTCCCCCGACGACGGCCGACTGCTCGGGGTGCACGTGTTCGGCACCGCCGCCACCGAGATCGTCCACATCGGTCAGGCGGTGATGGGCTGCGGCGGCACGATCGACTACCTGATAGACGCGGTGTTCAACTACCCGACGCTGGCCGAGGCGTACAAGGTCGCCGCCCTGGACGCCTCCAACAAGATCCGCAACATAACCCGCATAGACGGCTAG
- a CDS encoding MerR family transcriptional regulator produces the protein MKSSTMTIGDVADHFGLPAHVLRHWESVGLLRPARVTGGRRRYTRDDLFRVASILRAKQAGLSLPDIRAFLAAGDPAARKDVLRRNHSALQARMAALRSALDLLEAGLNCSHEDISTCPNYRSQLAELVEVGGSD, from the coding sequence ATGAAGTCAAGCACGATGACGATCGGCGACGTGGCCGACCACTTCGGCCTGCCGGCGCACGTACTGCGGCACTGGGAGTCGGTGGGCCTGCTCCGCCCCGCCCGGGTCACCGGCGGTCGTCGCCGCTACACCCGCGACGACCTGTTCCGGGTGGCCTCGATTCTGCGCGCGAAGCAGGCCGGCCTGTCGCTGCCGGACATCCGGGCGTTCCTCGCCGCGGGCGACCCGGCCGCCCGCAAGGACGTGCTGCGCCGGAACCACAGCGCGCTCCAGGCCAGGATGGCGGCGCTGCGGTCGGCGCTCGACCTGCTTGAGGCCGGGCTGAACTGCTCACACGAGGACATCTCGACCTGCCCGAACTACCGCAGCCAGTTGGCGGAGCTGGTGGAGGTCGGGGGCAGTGACTAG
- a CDS encoding methyltransferase domain-containing protein — protein MSSLLAVLDAIESEPAAVKLRARSYELLGDLTGRTVVDAGCGSGRAVAELAERGAHAVGVDLDPVMIAVARKRWPADEFHVGDATELPLETGSASYYRADKVLHVLDDPARAVAEARRVLAPGGRAVLIGQDWDLIAIDSDEPETTRRLIHAKADSLPSPRVARRYRNLLLDAGFTDPTVEVHTAVFTDATALDLVKRITDEETWLAGQIERARANRILVVVPMFLVAAQA, from the coding sequence ATGTCCAGTCTTCTAGCTGTCCTCGATGCCATCGAGAGCGAGCCTGCGGCCGTCAAACTACGTGCCCGTTCCTACGAGTTGCTCGGTGACCTCACTGGCCGAACCGTGGTCGACGCTGGCTGTGGCAGTGGCCGGGCCGTCGCCGAGCTGGCCGAGCGCGGAGCCCACGCGGTCGGCGTCGACCTCGACCCCGTGATGATCGCCGTGGCCCGCAAGCGCTGGCCTGCCGACGAGTTCCATGTCGGCGACGCCACCGAACTGCCGCTCGAGACCGGATCGGCCAGCTACTACCGGGCGGACAAGGTGTTGCACGTGCTCGACGACCCGGCGCGGGCCGTAGCCGAGGCGCGGCGAGTGCTCGCACCGGGCGGCCGAGCCGTACTGATCGGCCAGGACTGGGACCTGATCGCCATCGACTCGGACGAGCCGGAAACCACCCGCCGGCTGATCCACGCGAAGGCCGACTCGCTCCCGTCGCCGCGCGTTGCCCGGCGGTATCGCAACCTGCTGCTCGACGCCGGCTTCACCGACCCGACCGTCGAGGTGCACACCGCCGTGTTCACCGACGCCACCGCGCTGGACCTGGTGAAACGGATCACCGACGAGGAAACCTGGCTCGCCGGGCAGATCGAGCGCGCCCGCGCGAACCGGATCCTCGTCGTCGTGCCGATGTTCCTCGTCGCCGCCCAGGCCTGA
- a CDS encoding endo-1,4-beta-xylanase gives MRRTKWKAASRAALALAGAGALAAGMALFTTAPAAAGTTLGASAAEKGRYFGTAVAGFKLSDSAYTTILNREFNMVTAENEMKMNATEPQQGQFSYGAADQIVNHARSRGMNVRGHTLAWHSQQPGWMESMSGTALRSAMLNHVTQVATHFRGQVVAWDVVNEAFADGSSGGRRDSNLQRTGNDWIEAAFRAARAADPNAKLCYNDYNTDNWTHAKTQGVYNMVRDFKARGVPIDCVGFQSHFNNDSPYVSNYRTTLSSFAALGVDVQITELDIQGASAATYRSVVEDCLAVPRCNGITVWGIRDSDSWRASQTPLLFNSNGSKKPAYDAVLAALNNGTTPTDPPTDPPTDPPTDPPTTPPPGQGGCTATVSVNQWTGGFVATVKVTAGSSAINGWTVGIALPSGATVTNAWNANRSGSTGSTSWTNVAYNGQVGAGQFTEWGFQANGTAGTLTPTCSAS, from the coding sequence ATGAGAAGAACGAAGTGGAAGGCGGCATCGAGAGCCGCGCTCGCGCTGGCCGGCGCGGGTGCGCTCGCCGCCGGCATGGCGCTGTTCACGACGGCACCCGCCGCCGCCGGGACCACTCTCGGCGCGTCCGCCGCCGAGAAGGGTCGCTATTTCGGTACGGCCGTGGCCGGATTCAAGCTCTCCGACAGCGCCTACACGACGATATTGAACCGTGAGTTCAATATGGTGACGGCCGAGAACGAAATGAAGATGAACGCCACCGAGCCGCAGCAGGGCCAGTTCAGCTACGGGGCGGCGGACCAGATCGTCAACCACGCGCGCAGCCGCGGCATGAACGTGCGTGGTCACACGCTGGCGTGGCATTCCCAGCAGCCTGGCTGGATGGAGAGCATGAGTGGCACCGCTCTGCGGTCGGCGATGCTCAACCACGTGACGCAGGTGGCGACCCATTTCCGGGGTCAGGTCGTGGCGTGGGACGTGGTGAACGAGGCGTTCGCGGACGGCAGCTCCGGCGGCCGCCGGGACTCCAACCTCCAGCGCACGGGCAACGACTGGATCGAGGCGGCGTTCCGGGCCGCGCGTGCCGCCGACCCGAACGCCAAGCTCTGTTACAACGACTACAACACCGACAACTGGACGCACGCCAAGACGCAGGGCGTGTACAACATGGTCCGCGACTTCAAGGCCCGTGGCGTGCCGATCGACTGCGTCGGTTTCCAGTCGCACTTCAACAACGACTCCCCGTACGTGAGCAACTACCGCACCACGCTGTCGAGCTTCGCCGCGTTGGGTGTGGACGTGCAGATCACCGAACTGGACATCCAGGGCGCATCTGCGGCCACCTACCGCAGCGTGGTGGAGGACTGCCTCGCGGTGCCCCGCTGCAACGGCATCACCGTGTGGGGCATCCGCGACAGTGACTCGTGGCGGGCGTCGCAGACGCCGCTGCTGTTCAACAGCAACGGGTCCAAGAAGCCGGCGTACGACGCGGTCCTCGCCGCACTGAACAACGGCACCACGCCGACGGACCCGCCCACCGATCCGCCGACCGATCCGCCGACCGACCCGCCCACGACCCCGCCTCCGGGGCAGGGCGGATGCACCGCGACGGTGTCGGTGAACCAGTGGACGGGTGGCTTCGTGGCCACGGTGAAGGTGACGGCCGGCTCGTCGGCCATCAACGGCTGGACGGTCGGCATCGCGTTGCCGTCCGGCGCGACGGTCACCAACGCCTGGAACGCCAACCGCAGTGGTAGCACGGGCTCGACCAGTTGGACCAACGTCGCCTACAACGGCCAGGTCGGCGCCGGCCAGTTCACCGAGTGGGGCTTCCAGGCCAACGGCACCGCCGGCACCCTGACCCCAACCTGCTCAGCAAGCTAA